Below is a window of Corynebacterium kalinowskii DNA.
ACTTCTCTTCCAGCGTCGATAAGGGCGCTCTCAAGCTGCATAAGCTGCGCACTGCGCTTAGCGCCGTCATCCGCTAGTTGGATGGCTCTCCGAACCTGTTCTCCGATATACGACTCTTTAGGGTTGTCAGAATCGACATCGAACCTGCTACGCAATTCCACCAGCAATGGGCGCACACGATTCTTAATCTGCGAGTTAAGGTGAGCCTTCGAGACCTCCTCGAGGGTGTGGATATTGAGGATCGAGCCTTCCGAGGAAATCAGATCCGGCGACATGAGAGCCGTGATCTCAGCCAGCGCGTCACCTACGGAGAGAGTGTCCAGCCAGACAACGGACTTACCCACCAGCTCCGAGAAGGCCTTCTCTGCCTGCTCTGCGCCTGCAATGGTCGAGAAGTCGAGACCTTCCAGGAGGGCTGTCTTCTCAAGATAAGTCTTCCGCCCCTTCTCGATCTCTGCGCGAACTTTATTCACTTCACCAGTGACGGCACGCTGAAATTCGCCTTCCGTTGCGTGGTGAGACTTAGGGCGATCAAAGAAGGCCTTCCGAATGGTGCCCAGAGCCTTCTTAAGGCCTGGCTCACCTTCAAACACGGCCAGGCGAATAGCCCAGCGTGTCACGGCGCAGAGCGCGTCATGGCTGTTGTTGTCCTGCCAGATCTCCGAGGAGAATTTCTTCGGTTCATCGCCGGTTAGCTCCGAGGTGAAAATGTCTCCGAGATCTCCGTCAATCTCTGGAGCGGAAGCCGTGAGCCACTGCATCGCCTTGCTGGTGCCGTAGGACTCCCCAGTTGGAAGCTCAGGGTCACCAGCAACACCAGCGACCAGATAGTCAAACAGGGCAGAAGGCAGAGCCTGCGCCTTATCTAGTGAGAAGGTGGTTTCCTCGTCGCTAGTGCCCCGGTAGCACTTGTATTCTTTGCCATCCACGACAGAGCCGGGCGCGATACCGTATCTGTGACCCTTTTGGATCACGTCAACATCTGCGCCACAGGAGCGCTGGAACTTATGGCCTGCTACCACGGTGAAGTAAAAGTGACCGGAAGGATTATCGGAGTCTCTGCGAGTTACCCGAATGGTCGAGTTGAGGATCTGGTCAGCGTCGAGACCTAGCTCCCCACACACCCGCTTGAAGCTCTCATAGCCTTGCTTGCCGTCATACTGGTCAACGTCGAGGATTATTACCTCTTGCTCAGTTCCGGGGATCTGCTGCACTCTCACGCCGGTATTGCAGCCAGCGGGTGCGTTATCCCAGAGCTTCTTAATCTCATCGAGCGTCAGGTTAGGGATGTTGCCCGTGCAGCCCTGAGCAGGCGGGAACTTTTGGCCTGCTGGTAGTGGAAACAGCGCGAGACCGTTCTTAAAATGGGTAGTGACTGCGGTCACATCGTATGGTAGACTCAAGGGGAACTCCTTCAAATGGTAGTGGTTGATAACCTCCGTTTTGGTGTGAAGCTCCCGGCGTTGTGAACCGGGAGCTTTGCTCTTGGTGGACATCGTTTAGGCCACCTGCTGTTGTTCTTCGTTGAGATCATCGTCAAGGTCGTACAGATACCTAGTCAACGGCTCTTCTTGTTGCTCGTATAGGTAGGCGACCATGCCGGTCTTATTGAACACTTTGACCAACTACGCCACCCGCTCAGGGTTTTGTGCCTTGATCCAGGCTTCTACTTCATCGACCGGATACCGGACGGCCCCTTCGATCTTGACGAACGGCGGGCCAATTTTTCGCGAGCGCCAGTTAGCCAGCGTGGTGGCCTTGATTCCTGTCGCTTCTTCCAGCACGTTTGCTGAAATATATTGCTTCATCCTTAATACTCCTATTCTCGTTGATTGGATGTTTCTCATTAACCATATCACAAATTCCCGAAATTTCACCCCACGACGGGGGTATTGACTTGCACCCCTTTAAATTAAAGTGTAGGGCGTTTTAGGTTTTAGGTGTGTTAGAATCTTCTCAGAGCTTCCAAAACGGCAAGCTCATGAACATGTTCATAGCTTCTACCCAGAGGTTCGACGTGCTTAATAATTCAGCACAACGCCCGGCGCACCCGCTCCCAGACCAGAGAACGCGCCGGGCGTTGTGCTGTCTAGCCCTCTAAGGAGTCTGCGTAGCACCCAGTCATCTTGGGTGGCAAGTACTTAGCTAGGCCTGTCTCGCTCTCCTGCTCGAGGTAGCGTCCTAATCCTGTCTCGCTCTCCCGCTCGAGGTATTTCTCAAGGCTTCCAGAATCAAAATTGTCCATCTACGCCACCGCCTTAACCACGCCTGCTGGTGGGTAGATCATGACGTATGGCATACCTGTTTCGTCTTCGTCCCAGTCGAGAGTGAATCCGAGGGCTTCCAAGTTCTCCTGTTCAGCCTGCATTCTCTTGTAGCCGTGACCGTAATTAAACAGCCAATAGCCATGCTCTTCGATACCGTGAACCCACCATCGGCAATTGTGGACATACCGACGCAGCAATTCGCAAACAGACTCAGCCGGTGCCATGCCTTCGTTGGGTGGCATGACGGAGTACCCGGCGACGATATTCGAGAAAAATGACTGAGAGTCGTAATGGCCTTCCATGACAACCTCAACGCGGAAGCCGTGAGCCTTCAAGATCTCCACTTGAGAAGCAACCCGGTTTTTATCTGCTGCATCGGTAGTCGCGGTAAATCTCAGCTCTAGGGTCCTGCCTACCTGTTGGGCGCTATCCCACAATGGCGACGGCTCCACGTCTGCGCCTTTGATGGCCTTCGTGACCTTAGCCAGTGTCGTGACGGTCTCCACCTTCTCAACGAGCCAGCTCTCAGGAAATGCCCAGGAGTCCTGGCAGATCATGGTGCTGCCAGGGTGGGTAGGGTGCTCGATAACGCGACGTTCTAATCCGGCATCCTTCATGGCGTAGCGGAGACGCGATGACAAATCGGTTACCTCATGGGGGAGGTTGGTTTCTCCTGCCTTCTCGCGGAAGGCTGCGAGATCGATGCTGACGATCTCCTGTGCCATGTCCACGGCAATTAGTGGCGATGCAATTTCGCGTAGCTCATCGCGGTGCATCTTAGAGACAACGAGGTCTCTAATTTCTTGTGCTGAATACTTCATTCTTACTCTCCTTCTTCTCTGCTGTGAACATGTCCTTAACTAGGGTGTAGGTCTCGTACTGGTCATGTTGTGGGTAGATCTCCCAGCCAGTTTCGCGCAACTTTTCAAAATCGCGGTACGCCTTAATGACTTCTTCGGGATCTTCTCCCCCGAGCGAGATCTCAGCAAAGCCGTGCATGTCAATCGCATCACCCCACAAGGCGCTGCGATGCTCTCCCAGCTCCGCGCGAATGGCCTTGACCTTCGGACCCGCCACGAACTGGATCTCCCCGCTCCCGTCATTGAGCGGGACAAAGTACGTTCCGAAATTGGAAATCACTTCATCCGTGCCATTTATAAACGCTTGTACCGCTGAGAGCCTGTAGCGAACTTGGCCCTCTAGCTTGACATGGGCGGGGCCCTTGCCATCTCTGCGCCATGAGTACAGCGTCTGCTCCGTGACGTTGAGCAGACCCGATACCTGTTTACTTGTCAACATTTTATTGACTGTTGTACTGGTCACTTTTCCTCCTTAGGTGTGTTGTAGATCACTGCTGGGTGTATCGTACCATACCCCCTATTGACAGCCATTGATTAGTAATGTAAAGCCTAAGTTTTCCCAGGTCACAACCGCTCCAAAAATAGGAAAATCGACGCCAAAGATAACGTTTTAGTAACATTATTTGGCGTCGATTATGGGGCGGTTTTCGCGCGATGGCATTACATGGCTGCACCCATCGGGTACATGGCGGACTCAATTTCTGAGATCTTCAGACGAATTGGGCCACGACAACGGCCACCAATTCGGTATGCGGGAATTTGCTTTTGGGCAATCATCCGCCGAAGCAATTTATCTGAGACGGCAAAATGTTTCGACGCATCTTGCAGGGTTACGTACGGCTCAGTGTCGGCATGAGAAAAGCCAGTGGACATAGTTCACTCCTTCAAGTGAGCCGTCCTACTGGCTGAAATATTTTGGCCTCATTTGGCCGGGAAGCTATTGGGTTATGCCCTCAAGTTAGACAGAGCTGTACAGAATGTCAAGGCTTACCGAAAAGTTTGTTCCACGTCTCGCGGGTGATCGGTTCAACGGCTATTGCTTCCGCGTGGTGCATGTGGTGCCCGTCAGGGTCAATCGACCTCACGTCCTCCTGGCTGAGATTCACATTTTTAGGGTCGCTGTCAGTCCAGGGCAACAGGCCCTTGATGTGCCCACACGAGACAGCTACCGGAACTATCGGGTCACTCTCTAGCTGCCAGGCGTGCCCGTCATGGAAGGCTAGAGCCGGGACACTGTCGCCGGGCGTGCCTTCTACTTCGAGCATCACCACAAAACCGACAACGCACCCGCGAGGGCACCTGTAGGTTGTCCGGGCGATTCTGCGCAGAGTTTTGATGTCCAGGGTCATAGCGTGATCGTCTCCCCTAGCTTGTTCATAACCTCTTGAGTACGTCCAGGGCGAACTTGAGCGTAGACCTCGAGGACCGTTGTTAGGTCGCGGTCGCCAATGATCTTGCCAACCACGGAAGGCTCCACTCCTTGCTCCAATAGTGCCGTGGTGACGAATCGACGGCCAGAGTGTGGATGTACCCGCTTCTTGATCTCTGCCTTATCCTTCATCGCCTTAACCGTGGATCGGTAGGACGTATCCATAACAGGGCTTCCGCTTCTCGTCGTGGTGACTAGATCGTCATCATCTGGTCCGGTGAAGGTCTCTAGATGCTTCATGATGTCGGCATAGAACGCCTTGAAAACCGGCACAGTGCGCATTCCTGCTGGTGTCTTCGTCTTGCCCATAGAAACCATCTTGCCGTCAATTCGCTGATAATTGTCTTCAACCTTGACGGAAATACTGGTGACTTCTCCCTTCTCGTCGCGGGTGACGAGGATGTGTTTCCGCTTTAGCGCGATGGCTTCACCTATTCTCAGGCCATGGAAGAACACTAAGGCTGTCATGAGCTTGTAACGGTCACTAGCCTGTCCGTAGAGAGCTACAAGCTCGTTCACGTCGAGAAGATCCTTCTCATAGGTGGGCTTCACCTTCCGTTTTCCAGCCTTGACACTGATTGGGTTAGCTGGAATCAATTCGTCCTCTACGAGGTCAGCGAATGCGCTTCTTAGATGCTGGTAGGCCTTCCGGTTCATCTCTCCACTGTCGGGCCACTGGTCCGTGATCTGGTCCCACCACATCCGCGTCTTGGACACGGTCACCTCCTTCACGGGGAGATCTGCGAACGAGCCGGGAACACCATCGCCTGTAATCCTGCGATCTACGCGGTCGCGATATTTAGCCATCGTGGAGACGGCAAGGCCTTCGCGCTCCTTCTCGTCCAGCCAGCGAGCCATGAGGACGCGAACGGTAAAAGCTTCATCGTCTTTTTTCTCCTGCTCTGCTGCTATGCGCTCAGCCGGGGGTGTCCAGTGCCCCTTACGAATGAGGTATTCCTCATCCTCGAGCCACTGGTGGGCATCACCAATCAGATAAAAAGTCTCTGGTGCTTTATGGCGCAGTCCATCCGGTCCAACGTATCGAGCCTGAAACTTGCCACTTGGCAGTTTGCGGATATTGCCAAAGCTGCTCACTTCGTTCTTTTTCGCCATGTCGTGCCCTCGTGCCCTCGTGCCCACATTCGTGCCCAATGTGTGGGCACAAACGGTTATTTTCGTCCAATACTGTCTAAGGCGCACTTTACGGCAAATAGGCCTTGACATGCGAAAACCCCGCTTTACCAGGGGGTAAAACGGGGCGTGTTGTGGTCCCAGCTGGGATCGAACCAGCGACCTTTCCGGTGTGAACGGAACGCTCTTCCACTGAGCCATGGGACCTGATGTGGAACTGGTCAATACAGTAGCACCAGAACTCGTCAAAATTAAAATTGGGTAAACCGAGTACAACTGGCTGCTAAATTACATCACCGTAAGTTCGAAAATCCGGCGTTGTAGTGCAGATTTGTTAACTTAAGCCTAAACGCGCTAATGTTTGTGTTCGCACCAAACAACAGCTTTTGTTGTTCGTGCAATGCGGATGTAGCGCAGTTGGTAGCGCATCACCTTGCCAAGGTGAGGGTCGCGAGTTCGAGTCTCGTC
It encodes the following:
- a CDS encoding helix-turn-helix transcriptional regulator, giving the protein MLTSKQVSGLLNVTEQTLYSWRRDGKGPAHVKLEGQVRYRLSAVQAFINGTDEVISNFGTYFVPLNDGSGEIQFVAGPKVKAIRAELGEHRSALWGDAIDMHGFAEISLGGEDPEEVIKAYRDFEKLRETGWEIYPQHDQYETYTLVKDMFTAEKKESKNEVFSTRN
- a CDS encoding helix-turn-helix domain-containing protein, giving the protein MSTGFSHADTEPYVTLQDASKHFAVSDKLLRRMIAQKQIPAYRIGGRCRGPIRLKISEIESAMYPMGAAM
- a CDS encoding site-specific integrase — its product is MAKKNEVSSFGNIRKLPSGKFQARYVGPDGLRHKAPETFYLIGDAHQWLEDEEYLIRKGHWTPPAERIAAEQEKKDDEAFTVRVLMARWLDEKEREGLAVSTMAKYRDRVDRRITGDGVPGSFADLPVKEVTVSKTRMWWDQITDQWPDSGEMNRKAYQHLRSAFADLVEDELIPANPISVKAGKRKVKPTYEKDLLDVNELVALYGQASDRYKLMTALVFFHGLRIGEAIALKRKHILVTRDEKGEVTSISVKVEDNYQRIDGKMVSMGKTKTPAGMRTVPVFKAFYADIMKHLETFTGPDDDDLVTTTRSGSPVMDTSYRSTVKAMKDKAEIKKRVHPHSGRRFVTTALLEQGVEPSVVGKIIGDRDLTTVLEVYAQVRPGRTQEVMNKLGETITL
- a CDS encoding helix-turn-helix transcriptional regulator, whose protein sequence is MKQYISANVLEEATGIKATTLANWRSRKIGPPFVKIEGAVRYPVDEVEAWIKAQNPERVA
- a CDS encoding bifunctional DNA primase/polymerase, whose translation is MSLPYDVTAVTTHFKNGLALFPLPAGQKFPPAQGCTGNIPNLTLDEIKKLWDNAPAGCNTGVRVQQIPGTEQEVIILDVDQYDGKQGYESFKRVCGELGLDADQILNSTIRVTRRDSDNPSGHFYFTVVAGHKFQRSCGADVDVIQKGHRYGIAPGSVVDGKEYKCYRGTSDEETTFSLDKAQALPSALFDYLVAGVAGDPELPTGESYGTSKAMQWLTASAPEIDGDLGDIFTSELTGDEPKKFSSEIWQDNNSHDALCAVTRWAIRLAVFEGEPGLKKALGTIRKAFFDRPKSHHATEGEFQRAVTGEVNKVRAEIEKGRKTYLEKTALLEGLDFSTIAGAEQAEKAFSELVGKSVVWLDTLSVGDALAEITALMSPDLISSEGSILNIHTLEEVSKAHLNSQIKNRVRPLLVELRSRFDVDSDNPKESYIGEQVRRAIQLADDGAKRSAQLMQLESALIDAGREVPRSRFNSTPDIIGLPGRQCIDLRLCLEHYRRTGEVDIITRPLGGNEIETRYLKFDVAAGKAAYEKRRAQPKNNLVAGEEFMKVFAPDDRDQQQLWDIFSEVLTKDSRNAVMPWLFGSGGSGKSGFLDMITSSFNETRLGLVDHDLFGKLNSGHLSSRTSGNSHQHSLFVEAGRFAVRLSEVDKNSDAAEAVVKQVLGGGGISAKENGTKRQAVFNSTLIGETNEPPTWNGDSGMRRRIFAFWCDARESDIRAFSRKHHGYEWMTDDDQRYWVLLQLIGGWIRRETGEVDIFNRENDSPMLKEGTERFWSEADPVWQFVKENLVFSEDSRDSLSIVEIEVRARESGLLSRGESFDKATLSALKYHLTELGCEHKLKVPRNGKNATDRRTNRSVGYRNISWRDEPALYLVESA